Sequence from the Acidimicrobiia bacterium genome:
AGTCCCGGCTACGCCGTACTCCCCCATGCGGGGGGAGGAACGAACCGGACGGAAGGGCTACGAGGCCAAGCCCTCGCTCGGACCGACCGCCGGCCTCGGCGCCGCCGGGAGGCTCAGCTCGAAAACGGTCTGTCCGTCCTCACGGCGATAGACGAGGTCGCCGCCCATCAGCCGCGCCAACGACCGCGACACGGTCAATCCCAGCCCGACCGCAGCCGGTTGCTCGCTGTACGACGGAGCCCGGTGATAGGCGTCGAACACAGACTCGGGGTCGTCCTCGGCCACACCCGGCCCGTTGTCTCTGACCCGGACGAAGGCAGACGCCTCGGAGACCGTGACCTCGACACCCACGCGCTCGCCCCCATACCGAACCGCGTTGGTGAGCAGGTTGCGCACCACCTGGCGGACCCGCCCCGGATCTCCGATCGCCCAGGTCTCGTCGCCGGTCAGGTTCGCCGATTGGGGACATGGCCGGCAGGACTCGACCACCCGCGCGACCAGCGAGCGAAGCTCGAACTCGACGCGATCGACCCTCAGGTTCCCGATGTCGGCGCGGGCCGCCACCAGGAGATCCTCGATGATCTCGGCCATGTCGCCCGCCTCGACGGCGATGGACTCGATCATCCCCGTCCGTTCCCCCTCGGTCAGATCAGTCCCCTCACTCCGGAGCACCTCGGCAAACCCGAGGACTGCGGTGAGCGGGGTGCGGACCTCGTGGCTGATCGAGGCGATCAGCTCGTCCTTGGAGCGGACCGCCGCCTCCAGGTGACGGGTCCTCTCCGCTACCTGCCGCTCGAGGGATCGGTTGACCTCGACGATGTCGGCGGTCATGGCGTTGAACGCCTCCGCCAGCTCGCTCAGCTCATCGGACCCGGTGACATCGGCGCGCAGGTCCAGGTCGCCCTCGCGAATGGCGCGGGTGACCGTGACCAGTGCCTTGATCCGACCCACGATGTGGCGCGCCACCCGCACCGCCACGAAGAGCGCCGCCGCCACGACGAGCAGACCCAGGACCAGGAACCAGATGGCGGCGACCTCGGCGCTGCGGGCGAGCGCGTGCCCGCGGACACGGACATCGTCGAGGAGGGCATCACCGATCGCCGCCATGGCGTCGATCCTCTCCGTCGTCGCGGCGAACCACTCGGCGGGGGTCACCGAGGGCGGGTCCTCATCTGCTCGCAGGCGGAGGTCGGCGAGCACAGGCGAGTCGAGCACCGTGAGGTGCTCCCGGAACTCCTCCTGCATCGCCGGGTCCAGTGCCGAGCGAAAGGTGGCCAGGGCGGCGTCCTGGCGTTGGCGCATCACGATCACCAACGACTCAGGCGAAGGGAAACCGGCTCCGTCGGCGAGATCGGCGGCGACAAGGGCACGTTCCATCCCGGCAGCCTCACCGGCCTCCACGATCAGCGCCCACAACGCCAGCGACACGTCCAGCTCGGGGTCCTCACCGGAAGCCGCCACCAGCAGCAGGCTCGCGTCCTGCAGCCCCTCCACGCGTGTGGAGTAGAAGGAGACGACCTCCGTGGTGGACGCCTCGAATGAGAGCACCCTCGCCCGGACCTCGGCAACCGAGGCGAGCAGCTCGGCGCCGATGTCGGCGTTGGCGAGAGATCCGATCGAGGTCGCCATTCCGGCTATGGCGACGGAGTACGAAGCACCGGCCGCGTCAGTCGCCTGATGTTGGGCGAGCAGACCTGCCAGGTCACCGGCAGACCTGGTAGTGAGGTAGACGGAGGACCGGCCCCGCTCGCGCTGCAGCTCGATCACCAGGCCCTGCGTCACCGAGGCCAGATCCGCCGCCTCGGCGAGCTCGTTCATCACCCGTCGGTCCTCGACCTTGTCGGCGATCCCGACGACGAGCAATGCCAGCACCGCCAGCAGGGGGATGAGCACCATCACCACCAGCTTGGTGGCAACGCTCATGTGGAACAGACGACGGCGAACGGGCCCATCCCTGAAGGAGGGTGGAGACGTCGCGTCGTGCCCCGCTCGCCGCGAACCGTTGGACCGATCGTCGTCGCTCATGCTCACCCGGCGGAGACCCCGCCGCCGGCAGCGCACGATAGCGACCACCGAGAGTTGTCGCGGTCAGGGTCGGGACTCGCCTCCGATCGAGCCGCCCAGGTAGGCGGCCCGAACCCTCTCGTCGGCGGCCAGGTCCGTCGCCGACCCCTCCAGGGCGACCCGGCCCACCTCGAGGACGTAGGCCCGGTCGGCCAACCGCAGGGCGGCGCGAGCGTTCTGCTCCACCAGGAGCACGGTCATCCCCTCCTCCGCCCGCAGCCGCTGCACAATGCCGAACAGCTCGCGCACCACCAGCGGCGCCAGGCCCAAGGAGGGTTCGTCGAGGAGCATGAGGCGGGGATGGGCCATCATTCCCCGGGCGATCGCCAGCATCTGCTGCTGGCCCCCGCTCAGGGTTCCGGCCCGCTGATGGCGACGCTCCTTGAGAATGGGGAAGATGGCGAACGCCTGGTCGCGGTCGGCGTCCACCGCAGACCGGCCATCCCTTCGATGGCGCCGGTAGGCGCCGAGATCCAGGTTCTCGTCCACCGTCATCGTGGCGAACACCTGCCGGTTCTCCGGCACGTGCGCCATGCCCAGGGACACGACCTTCTCCGCACCGAGACGGGTGACGTCCTGCCCGTCGAAGATGACCCGCCCCTCCCTGGCCCTCAACATCCCGCTCACCGTCTTCAGCAGTGTGGTCTTGCCCGCCCCGTTGGCGCCGATGAGGGCCACGATCTCACCCGGCTCGACCGTCAACGAGACGCCGTCGAGAGCGCGGATCTTCCCGTAGTAGGAAGAAACCGCCGAGACCTGGAGGCCGGCGCTCATTCCTCCGCCTCCCCGAGGTAGGCGGCGATCACCACCGGGTCGGCCTGGACGCTGGCAGGCAGGCCATCGGCGATCACGGCGCCATGGTCGAGCACCAGCAGATCGTCGACCAGGCCCATCACGAACTCGACGTCGTGCTCGACCAGGATCACCGTCGTGCCCGACTCCCTGATCCCGGCCACCAGGGCGGCGAGAGCGCGGCGCTCCTCCGAGTTGAGTCCGGCTGCCGGTTCGTCGAGGAGCAGCAGTCGCGGCTCCGTGGCCAGTGCTCGAGCGATCTCCAGGGTGCGCTGCAGTCCGAACGGCAGATCCAGAGCCTGCTCGCCGGCCCGGTCGGCCAGGCCGACACGATCGAGCACTTCCATCGTGGCCCTATGGATTTCGGCCTCTTCGCGGCGCGAGGTTCCGCTGTTCAGAGCGGCCGCGAGCATCCCGACCCGGCCATGGAGGTGCCTCCCAACCATCACGTTCTCCATGACGGTCATGTGAGCGAAGAGGCGCACGTTCTGGAAGGTCCGGGTGATTCCCCTGCGAGCGACCTCGTGGGGCTCCAGTGCCCCGATCGGAGACCCATCGAAGATCACCTCGCCCTTGCTCGGGGCGTACACCCCGGCGATGACGTTGAACAGCGTCGTCTTGCCCGCCCCGTTGGGGCCGATGAGGCCCTTGATCTCGCCGCGGCCGACCTCGGTGGAGACATCGCTGAGAGCCACCAGGCCCCCGAAGAACATCGAGAGCCCTTCGACGACGAGCAGCGGCCCGTTGGATGCGGTCACTCCGACCTCCAGCGTCGCGTCGCCTGCTTCAGCCTGGCGATCACGCCCTCGGGCATGAAGATCATGATCAGGACCAGCATCAACCCGAAGGCGACCACCTCCTGCTGCCCACCGGCCTCTCCGACCAGCGAGCCGAGGTGGGTGCGCAACAGCTCCCGAACCACGAGCACGGCAGCGACCCCGAACGGCGCACCCCACACCGACGCCATACCGCCCACGGCGGCCATCACCACCAACTCGAGAGAGGCGGCGAACCCGAACGGGCCCGGGGAGACCGCCACCCTGAAGTGGGCGAACAGGCTTCCGGCGAGGCTGGCGTACATGGCGCTGATCACCAGGACTCGCACCTTGAAACGGGCGGTGTCTATTCCCAGGGTCTCGGCGGCGAGCTCGTTGCCGTGCAGCGCCCGCAGCGCCCGCCCCGAGCGGGACCGCACCAGGTTCAGGGCCAGCACGATCCCTACGATCGCCACCAGCCACACCAGGTAGTAGTACCGCTCGACCGGCCACAGATCGAATGAGCCGATCCGCAGTCGAGGCACCCCGTACAGGCCGTCGAAGCCGCCGGTGATGTTGCGCGACCCCAGCGAGTATCCGAAGTTCTCCCGGAAGACGATGACGATGATGATCCCCAGGCCGAGGGTGGCCATGGCCAGGTAATGGCCGTGCAACTTCAGGATCGGCCGGCCCACCAGGTAGGCGACTCCCCCGGCGAGCGCCATCCCGCCGACGATGAGCAACCACGGCCACCACCACTGATTCGCCAGGCCGGCCCCGATCCCCAGCACGTCGGCGCGGGTCGTCAGGATGGCCGAGACGTAGGCTCCGATCCCGAAGAACGCCGCCTGTCCCAGCGAGACCTGCCCGGCGTAACCCATCAGCAGGTTGAGGCCCACCACCACGGTGGTGAGGATCCCGATCCGCACCATGGTGTCGAAGGTGATGACGCCACCGGTCAGGCGCGAGATGTCGAAGCCGCCCGGTGCCAGCTGCTGGAGCAAGCCGATCAGCACCACGAACCCGGAGAATGCGACCACGCCGTACAGAGTTGCGCGGCGACGGGCCGACACCGGCGGCGTCTCGGCCACGAAGTCGGGGGCGGTCACTGGAACCTCCCGGCACGGGACCTTCCGCGCAAGAGCACGGCGATCAACACGATGAAGGCGAACACGTCGCGCAGGCCCGCCTTGGTGACACCGGCGGCCAGGTTCTCGACCAACCCGAGCAGCAGGCCGCCCCCAACAGCGGCGGGGAGGCTGATCAGACCGCCCATGGCGGCGGCCACGAAGCCCTTGAGCCCGATGGTGAGGCCCATGTCGTACACCGGCTTGGTCAGGGGGGCGAGCACGATCCCGGCAACCGCACCGAGTGCGGCGGCGATGCCGAATGCGATCGCCGACATCCGGCTGGGGTTGATCCCCATCAGGCGAGAGGCGTCACGGTTCACCGAGCAAGCCCGCAGTGCCTTTCCCAACATCGTCTTGTCGAGAAAGAGCGACAGGACGGCGAAGGCCAGAACCATCGTGGCCAGGACCCACAGGGTCTGTGCCTTGATCACCAGCCCCCAGGGCCGGAAGATGCTGTCGGAACCGGTCGCCGTCGTGAACGACGGCAGCGTTCGCCCGGCATGGCCCCAGTAGATCAGGGCCAGGCCCTGGATGGCGATGTACACCCCCACGGTGATGATGATCAAGGTGAGGGGATCTGCGTTGCGGGCGGGAAGGATGGTGAGTCGTTCGACGACGACACCGATGACAGTGGTGAGCACCACGGCCAGCAGGGCGGAGATGATCAGGCCGGTACGGCCCTCCCCGGTGAACGGCGTCTCGTAGAGGGTCACGGTGAACAGGGCACCGAGCATCACGAAGGCGCCCTGGGCGAAGTTGATGATCCCGGTCACGGTGAACACCATGACGAAACCGAGGGCCACCAGGGCGTAGACGGCGCCGGTGCCGATACCTGCCACCACCAGCTGCCCGTACTGCTGTAGGCCGAAGTTCTGCCGCGATCCCAGCAGCCAGATGACGGCGACGACGAGGAGAACGCCCGCAGCCTTCAATGCGAGGCGGGAGGTCCTCTTCTCGATCAGCGCCAGCACGGTGCCCCTTCCTGCCTGCGGTCGTCTCGCGCCGCATCGTCGGGGCACGAGAGGGTAGTGGTTTGGTTTGGGGGGTCGGCCTCACGGCCGACCCCCCAAACCTCTTCGTCTTGGGTTACCAGTCGCTCGACGGGAAGTTGATGTACCCGCCGTCTTGCACCTTGACGAACCCGAGACCGGTGTAGTCCAGTCCGAGGTGATCGTCGGCGCTGATGTTGAACACGCCTCCGGTCCCCGGCCAGTCTGTGATTTCGGTCTCGACGTAGTCGCGAATCGCCGCCCGGCGAGCATCCAGGTCGGCGTTCTCCTCCAGGCTGCTCAGCGCCTCGCCGGCCCACATGAGGGCGTCCCATGCGTGGCCCCCGAAGGTGCTGATCGGCTCACCTCCGGTGAAGGCCGTGTAGTCGGCGATGTACTGCAGCAGGTTGGCCTTCTGCGGATCGCTGTCGGGCAGCGTGTCGGCGAAGAGCAGCTTGCCGCAGGGCAGCACCGTGCCCTCGACCGCATCGGGAGCCAACGAGATGTACTGCGAGTTGCAGGATCCGTGGCCACCGATGATCGGCAGGTCGGGGAGGAACTCCCTCGCCGCCTGGGTCACCGAGGACGAGCCCGGGGGGATCGACCCCACGACCACCGCGCCACATCCCGACGCCTGGGCGCCGGTCATGATCGGGAACTCGGTGTCGGTCCGCTCGAACGAGCCCTCGAAGGCGATGGTGATCCCGGCCGGCTCGAAGAACTGCTTGGCGCTGTTCAGCGTGTCCTGACCGTAGGCACCGTTCTCATACAGGTAGCACACCGAGGTGACACCCAGTGAGTTCAGGTACTCGGCCTGCCAGGCTGCACTGTGCTGGTTGTCCTGTGGCGTCTTGAACAGCCAGGGACGGGTCTGTCCCTCGCTCTCGATGATGCCGCGCGACGACGCCATGGAGATCATGGCGATCATCGCCTCCTCGGCGATCGGCGCCATGGCCAGGGCGTTGCCCGACAGCGTTCCCGCCACCAGCACATCGACCTGGTCCTCCTCGATCAGCCGGGTTACGAGGGCGGCCCCGTTGTCGGCGTTCGACTCGTCGTCGAGGATGATCACCTCGACCGAATGGTGGACGCCGTCAGGTCCTGTCACTCCACCCGCCCACTGCTCGGCGAGCATCCGGGCGGTGTTTGCCTCGGGCACGCCCAGTCCGGAGCCGGGCCCGGTCTCCGAAGCCACGAACCCGATCTTGTAGGCGGTTCCCTCGACCGGCGGGGCCTCGGTGGTTGCCGACGCCGCCGTGGTCGTGGTTTCCTCAGCAGCAGTCGTCGTGGTTTCCTCAGCAGCAGTCGTGGTGGTGCCGGCGTCGTCGTCGCCGCAGGCGGCCACAACGAGGAGCATCACCACCGTGAGCAGGCCCAGGCGCCACCACCGGTGACCCTTCGCCTGCCGTTTCGCTTCTTTCATCTCGCCTCCTGACTCAGTTATCGAGGAGAAGGTGGGTCCCTCCCCCGCACTCGAGATGATCGACCCGGTGGCGGCGAGATCTCCCTCCGCCACGCGAGTCATCCACGGCACCAAGACCCGGTCGGCTCACGGCCGCAGCTGAGGGTGTGAAGGCGGAAGACCCGACCCGGCCGACATGATCGGTCACGGTGACTCGCCCCTGCCACGCGCCCTCTCGCTGCCGCCCCTTTCCTCTCGCCTTCCGGGACCTGTGTGGGTCCATCGTCGGGCCCATCCACGGCGCCGGTCCGGCCCCTCATGGAGGCCGCGACACACGGGAATGTACCGAGCGGGCCCTGCCGGAGGCAGGCCGAATTCGGGACTAAGGTCCCTATCTCACCGGAAGCGAGCCAGCCCGTCCGATCGGTAGGTTCGACCTTCGATTGCGAACAGAACGGGGGCGATCCGCATGATTCTTCCAGAGATCGAGACCCTTGCGCGTGCCGACCTGGAACGCCTGCAGTCGCAACGACTGTCGGACCTCGTCGATCGCCTCAAGGGATGCGAGGCTCCCTTCTGGCAGGCCAAGATGTCCGGGGTGGGCGAGGTCCGCTCGCTTGCCGACCTCGCCTCGCTTCCCTTCACCGAAAAGGCCGAGTTCCGAGACCACTACCCCTTCGGGATGCTGGCCTTGCCCCTCACCGAAGTGGTGCGGCTCCACGCCTCGTCGGGCACCTCCGGCAAGCCGACCATCGTCGCCTACACGGCGAACGACGTCGCCGTGTTCGCCGAGGTCAACGCCCGGGCCCTGGCGGGGATGGGCGCCACCCCCGACGACGTCGTCCAGGTGGCCTATGGATACGGACTGTTCACCGGCGGGCTGGGACTCCACTACGGCGTCGAGCGCCTCGGCGCCGTGGCGGTGCCCACATCGGGGGGAAACGTCCGGTCGCAGCTCACCTTCCTGCTCGACCTGGGCGTGACCGGTCTGGCCTGCACCCCCTCATTCGCGCTGCTCCTCGCTGAACAGGCGGCCGCCGAGGGCGTCATGGATCGCCTCCGGCTCCGTTGGGGAATACACGGTGCAGAACCCTGGTCCGAGTCGATGAGGGCGAAGATCGAACAGGCCTGGGGCGGCGAGTACGACGCTTGTGACGTCTACGGGCTGTCCGAGGTGATCGGACCCGGCGTGGCCGCCGAGTGCCGGGACAACAAGGGGGGCCTCCACGTCATGGAGGACCACTTCTATCCGGAGATCGTCGATCCGGAGACCGGCGAGCCGGTGGCCGATGGGGAGATCGGCGAGCTGGTCCTGACTTCGCTCACCAAGGAGGCCCAGCCGGTCATCCGCTACCGGACCCGAGACCTCACCCGGTTCCTGGATGACGGTTGCCCCTGCGGGCGGACATCGCGTCGGATCGACCGCCTCCACGGCAGGGCCGACGACATGCTGATCATCCGCGGGGTGAACGTGTACCCGAGGGCGATCGAATCGGTGCTGCTAGAGGACCCCGCCCTGTCCGGGCAGTTCGCCATCATCATCGATCGGCGCCCGACCCTCCCCGAGATGGAGGCGCGGGTCGAACTGGCCGATGCCTCCCACGCATCCCGGCGTGCGGAAATCACCCAGGCGCTCGAGAAGCGGCTGGCCACGGTGCTGCGGTTGCGCGTCTCCGTCACGGTCGGCGACCCGGGAAGCGTCCCCCGCCAGGAGGTCGGCAAGGCGAAGCGAGTCTTCGAGCGCATCGACGATCGGGACCCGCTGGCCTGAGCCTCCTCAGGCGGGGGCGGCGACCCCCGTCACCAGGGCCGCCCCGGCCGCCAGGGCCTCCATGTTCATGGAGCGGTGACGCGCCGGAACGCGAGCGGCAACCGCCTGCCGCAAGGCTTCGAACTCGACCACCGGGGTGTGCGCCTGCAGAAGCCCGAGCGCGACCACACCCGATACCAGCTGCCCGCCCGACACCAGCCTTGCGGTCTCGACGATGGGAAAGGCCTCGACTCCACTGGGGGGTTCCTCGCCCCCGAGGGCGACGGAGTCCACGAGGATGCGAGTGACTCCTCCCGTCTCCTTGCGACCCTTCGTCCACGACTCGCCGTTGAGCACCAGCATCAGGTCGACGGTGTCGGCAAGGGGGAACCCGAGCTCGCCACGCGTGATCACCACGTCGGAACGGCTGTTGCCGCCGCGCGACTGCGGCCCGTAGACCTGGGAGTGCGCCGATCGCAGCCCGGAGAGCACGGCCGCCTCGGCGAGCATGAGGCCGGCGGTGACCACTCCCTGGCCGCCGGCGCCGGCGATTCGGATCTCGATCCGGTCGTTCATGGCGTCGCCTTCCTGGCGCCGGTGAACACCGGCCGCTCCTCGCGTTGCAGGACGCCGGTGGCCAAACCGGCCGGAGCGCCCGCCCCGGGAACGAACTCGACGAATCGCTTCTCGGCGAGAGGATCGGCGACCCCCTGTTCCAGGCGGGTCATCCAGGTGAGCATGTCGGCCCCCTCGCCGATCTTGTTGTAGCGCCCGTAGTACACCGGGCAGTCGCTCACCACCTCGACGAAGGCAAAGCCCCGATGTGCCATCGCATCGGCGATGATGTCGGTCATGGCGCCGGGGTTGGCCGCCAGCACACGGCCCACGAAAGAGGCGCCCGCCCCGGCAAGCAACCGGCAGGCGTCGAAGGGGGTCTCCACGCTCCCCTGGGGCGTGGTCGAGGCGATGCTCCCCTGGGGCGTGGTGGGGGCGGCCTGGCCACCGGTCATCCCGTAGATCGAGTTGTTGAGCATGAGGACCGTCATGTCGACGTTGCGGCGGGCGGCGTGGATCAGATGGTTGCCGCCGATCGCCAGCGCATCGCCGTCCCCGGTGATCACCACCACTTCGAGGTCGGGGCGCGCCAGCTTGAGCCCGGTGGCGAATGCGGGGGCACGACCGTGAGTCCCGTGAAGGGTGCAGAAGTCGGCGTAGCCGACCAGCCTGCTGCTGCACCCGATGCCGGCCACCATCGCCACCTTGTCCTGATCGAGCCCGAGCCGATCCACCGCCCCGAAGAACGACCGCAGCACGATGCCGTGGGCGCACCCGGGACACAGGACGTGGGGCATCGCCCACTGGCGCAGGTACACGTCGACGTCGAGCATCCCTATCCCTTCCTCGCCGCCATCAGCCCGTCGAGGGCCGCCAGGATCTCGGTGGGTGTGATCGGCTCGCCGTCGGCGCGCATGTGCCCCACGACCGACGCCCGGCCGGCTGCGGCGCGCTCCACTTCACCGATCATCTGGCCCCGATTCATCTCGGCCACCAGGATCGTGTGCACCCGGGCGGCCGCTGCGGAGATCGCCGCCGTCGGGAACGGCCACAGGGTCCGCGGCCGGATCAGGCCGACGGCCATCCCCTCGTCGCGAGCCCGGTCCACAGCCTCGCGTGCCGAACGGCCGACGATCCCGTAGGCGAAGATCGCCACGTCCGCATCATCCATCCGGTACTCGATCAGGTCCTCCACCTCGTCGAGATGGTCTTCGACCTTGCTGTGGAGCCGGTCGATGAGGGCACCCGCCTTCTCGGGATCCCCGGTGGGAAACCCGCGTTCGTCGTGGGTGAGCCCGGTCACGTGAAAGCGGTAGCCCTCGCCGAAGGCGGGAAGTGGCGGCACACCATCGGCCGGAGCAGCCTTGGGAAGAAACTCCGAGGGGGGAACCTGTGGCTGCTTGCGATCGACCACCGCCACCTCTGCGGAAACCTCGACACCCTCACGGGTGTGGCCGACCACCTCGTCGTAGAGCAGGATCACCGGGGTCCGGAAGCGCTCCGCCAGGTTGAACGCCCGGACGGTCAGCTCGTAGACCTCCTCGACGGATGCGGGGGCGAGCACGATCGCCGGGTGGTCGCCGTGGGTGCCCCAGCGGGCCTGCATCACGTCGCCCTGCGAAGGCGAAGTCGGCAGCCCGGTGCTGGGCCCGCCCCGCATCACGTTCACGATCACGCAGGGGACCTCGGCCATCGTGGCGTAACCGATGTGCTCCTGCATCAAGGAGAAGCCCGGGCCGCTGGTGGCGGTCATCGCCTTGCGCCCCCCGAGCGACGCCCCGATCACGGCCGCCAGGGAGCCGATCTCGTCCTCCATCTGGACGAACACCCCGCCGCGGGCCGGCAGGGCGCGTGCCATGTACTCGGCGATCTCCGAGGAGGGCGTGATCGGGTAGCCGGCGTAAAAGGTGCAGCCGGCGGCCACGGCGGCACGCGCCGCCGCCTCGTTGCCCTGGAGGAGCTCGATCTTGCCCATCAGGAGGCACCCTCCCCCGCGGCGACACCGGCCACGACCGGCGGGTGGATCCGGATGGCGAAGTCGGGACAGAGGATCTCGCAGAGACGGCATCCGGTGCAGGCGTCGGGATCGACCACGGCCAGCTTGCCGTCGAGGGTGAGGGCAAGGCAGTACTCGGGACACACCCGAGAACAGATGTCGCACGCCTTGCACCAGTCGTGCTTCACCTCGATCACGTGCGGCCCGGCGACGCCGGTCGCTTCCGGGGCGGGCTGCGCCGGGATCACGACGGTGCCCGCCTCCTTGCCCGCCCGAAAGGCGGCCAGGTTGATCTCGGCGGTCCCCTTCGGAACCAACGACGAGATGGCGGCCTCCCAGTACTGGTCATCGATGTCGAGGAACCCGGCCACCGATCCCAGGATGACGCTGTTGGCGGCCCGGACGTTCCCCAACCCGGAGGCGATCGCCGCCGCGTTGAGCAGACGGGGCTGCAGCCGCCGATCGGCGATGGGGCCGTCGTCGATGCGCGGGTACGCCGTCGCCCATCCCCGGCGGTCGACACACGCCCCGGGCGGGATGATGGTGCGCACGTCGACGACGACCGCTCCCCCGGGACGCACGTAATCGATCCACCTCAGTCCCTCGGCCCACTCGAAGGCGGCGAGCACCTCGGCACTCCCCTTCGGCGCCAGCGGGCTGCTCACCCGGGGCCCCCACCGGATGTGGCTCACCACCGACCCGCCGCGCTGGGCCATGCCGTGCACCTCGGACTGCTTGACGTCGTTGCCCGCCCGGACCAGGGCGTCGGCGACGATCATCGAGGCCAGGATCACCCCCTGGCCGCCGACCCCGGCCAGCAGCAGCCCCTTGGAGCGGTCAGACACCGGCGGCCTCCTTGCGGGGAATCGGAGCGATCGCCCGGGGCGGACAGAGCTGGGCACACAGGGTGCAGCCGGTGCAGGTGACGGTGTCGATGACGACCTTCCGTCTGCCATCGAAGGTCTCGTCCGACCAGACGATCGAGGGACAGCCCAGCGCCATGCACGCCTGGCAGGCGGTGCAGGCGGCGGCGTCCACCAAGTAGGGGCGGTCCTTGACCTTGACCGGGGCCTCCACGCAGGGCCGGTTGGTGATGACCACCGACGGCCCCTGGTTTCCGATTGCGGCGTTGATGGCGGCGTTGGTGGCGGCGATGTCGTACGGGTCGACCACGCGCACGTCCTCGACCCCCACCGCCTTGCACAGCGCCACCAGGTCGACCGCCTTGGCCTCCTTGCCCTGAAGGGTCTTGCCGGTGCCGGGATGCTCCTGGCCACCGGTCATGGCGGTGGTCCCGTTGTCGAGGATGATCACCGTCACGTTGGCGTTGCTGTACACCGCCTCGACGAGACCGGGGATGCCGCCGTGGACGAAGGTGGAGTCGCCGATCGTGGCCACCACCGGAGCCTCGGTGCCGCCCGATGCGGCTAGGCCGACCGCCATCCCGATGCTGCTCCCCATGGCCAGGCAGGTGTCCATGGCGGCCAGGGGCTCGAGGGCCGCCAGCGTGTAGCACCCGATGTCGCCCGAGACCACCGCCCCGAGGCGCTTCAAGGCGACGAAGGGAGCGGTGTGGGGGCACCCGGGGCAGAGCAACGGCGGGCGCTTGACGGTGGCCGGCGGGGCGGCGACCGGCTCGGGCGCTTCGACGACGCCGGCGGCGGCGAAGCCGGCGGCGACGGCGTCGGGGCCGAGCTCTCCGATCTGGGAGAACCACCGCTTGCCCTCCACGGCGATCCCGGCCGCCAGGATTGCATCCTCCAGGAACGGATCGAGCTCCTCGACGACGAAGAGACGGCCCACCGAGCCGGCGAACTCCCTGATCCTGTCCATCGGGAGCGGGTGGACCATCCCCAATTTCAAGACACGGGCTTCCGGCAGCACCTCACGCACGTAGTTGAAGGAGATGCCCGAGGTGATCACGCCCACCGCGGTGTCCTCCCCGAACTCGGCGGTCAGGTCGCAGTCCTCCGCCCAACGGGCCATCTCTTCGAGCCGCTGC
This genomic interval carries:
- a CDS encoding ABC transporter ATP-binding protein, giving the protein MFFGGLVALSDVSTEVGRGEIKGLIGPNGAGKTTLFNVIAGVYAPSKGEVIFDGSPIGALEPHEVARRGITRTFQNVRLFAHMTVMENVMVGRHLHGRVGMLAAALNSGTSRREEAEIHRATMEVLDRVGLADRAGEQALDLPFGLQRTLEIARALATEPRLLLLDEPAAGLNSEERRALAALVAGIRESGTTVILVEHDVEFVMGLVDDLLVLDHGAVIADGLPASVQADPVVIAAYLGEAEE
- a CDS encoding ABC transporter substrate-binding protein, yielding MKEAKRQAKGHRWWRLGLLTVVMLLVVAACGDDDAGTTTTAAEETTTTAAEETTTTAASATTEAPPVEGTAYKIGFVASETGPGSGLGVPEANTARMLAEQWAGGVTGPDGVHHSVEVIILDDESNADNGAALVTRLIEEDQVDVLVAGTLSGNALAMAPIAEEAMIAMISMASSRGIIESEGQTRPWLFKTPQDNQHSAAWQAEYLNSLGVTSVCYLYENGAYGQDTLNSAKQFFEPAGITIAFEGSFERTDTEFPIMTGAQASGCGAVVVGSIPPGSSSVTQAAREFLPDLPIIGGHGSCNSQYISLAPDAVEGTVLPCGKLLFADTLPDSDPQKANLLQYIADYTAFTGGEPISTFGGHAWDALMWAGEALSSLEENADLDARRAAIRDYVETEITDWPGTGGVFNISADDHLGLDYTGLGFVKVQDGGYINFPSSDW
- a CDS encoding branched-chain amino acid ABC transporter permease yields the protein MLALIEKRTSRLALKAAGVLLVVAVIWLLGSRQNFGLQQYGQLVVAGIGTGAVYALVALGFVMVFTVTGIINFAQGAFVMLGALFTVTLYETPFTGEGRTGLIISALLAVVLTTVIGVVVERLTILPARNADPLTLIIITVGVYIAIQGLALIYWGHAGRTLPSFTTATGSDSIFRPWGLVIKAQTLWVLATMVLAFAVLSLFLDKTMLGKALRACSVNRDASRLMGINPSRMSAIAFGIAAALGAVAGIVLAPLTKPVYDMGLTIGLKGFVAAAMGGLISLPAAVGGGLLLGLVENLAAGVTKAGLRDVFAFIVLIAVLLRGRSRAGRFQ
- a CDS encoding branched-chain amino acid ABC transporter permease produces the protein MTAPDFVAETPPVSARRRATLYGVVAFSGFVVLIGLLQQLAPGGFDISRLTGGVITFDTMVRIGILTTVVVGLNLLMGYAGQVSLGQAAFFGIGAYVSAILTTRADVLGIGAGLANQWWWPWLLIVGGMALAGGVAYLVGRPILKLHGHYLAMATLGLGIIIVIVFRENFGYSLGSRNITGGFDGLYGVPRLRIGSFDLWPVERYYYLVWLVAIVGIVLALNLVRSRSGRALRALHGNELAAETLGIDTARFKVRVLVISAMYASLAGSLFAHFRVAVSPGPFGFAASLELVVMAAVGGMASVWGAPFGVAAVLVVRELLRTHLGSLVGEAGGQQEVVAFGLMLVLIMIFMPEGVIARLKQATRRWRSE
- a CDS encoding ABC transporter ATP-binding protein, which produces MSAGLQVSAVSSYYGKIRALDGVSLTVEPGEIVALIGANGAGKTTLLKTVSGMLRAREGRVIFDGQDVTRLGAEKVVSLGMAHVPENRQVFATMTVDENLDLGAYRRHRRDGRSAVDADRDQAFAIFPILKERRHQRAGTLSGGQQQMLAIARGMMAHPRLMLLDEPSLGLAPLVVRELFGIVQRLRAEEGMTVLLVEQNARAALRLADRAYVLEVGRVALEGSATDLAADERVRAAYLGGSIGGESRP
- a CDS encoding nitrate- and nitrite sensing domain-containing protein, whose product is MSVATKLVVMVLIPLLAVLALLVVGIADKVEDRRVMNELAEAADLASVTQGLVIELQRERGRSSVYLTTRSAGDLAGLLAQHQATDAAGASYSVAIAGMATSIGSLANADIGAELLASVAEVRARVLSFEASTTEVVSFYSTRVEGLQDASLLLVAASGEDPELDVSLALWALIVEAGEAAGMERALVAADLADGAGFPSPESLVIVMRQRQDAALATFRSALDPAMQEEFREHLTVLDSPVLADLRLRADEDPPSVTPAEWFAATTERIDAMAAIGDALLDDVRVRGHALARSAEVAAIWFLVLGLLVVAAALFVAVRVARHIVGRIKALVTVTRAIREGDLDLRADVTGSDELSELAEAFNAMTADIVEVNRSLERQVAERTRHLEAAVRSKDELIASISHEVRTPLTAVLGFAEVLRSEGTDLTEGERTGMIESIAVEAGDMAEIIEDLLVAARADIGNLRVDRVEFELRSLVARVVESCRPCPQSANLTGDETWAIGDPGRVRQVVRNLLTNAVRYGGERVGVEVTVSEASAFVRVRDNGPGVAEDDPESVFDAYHRAPSYSEQPAAVGLGLTVSRSLARLMGGDLVYRREDGQTVFELSLPAAPRPAVGPSEGLAS